In Musa acuminata AAA Group cultivar baxijiao chromosome BXJ3-11, Cavendish_Baxijiao_AAA, whole genome shotgun sequence, one DNA window encodes the following:
- the LOC135584966 gene encoding protein Brevis radix-like 4, with translation MLACVACSKHEQGDGEDHSAAPAPAPNKPSSRDAVKSLTSQLKDMMLKFSGTHRHCKGSSLSLGKSKSLHHHHYHHRSSYVDRDVASDAGSQSDCIGAAGSSSSTPAWDFSSYGNNKVGLHEEEGGEQDVVAPEEEAEPKEWMAQVEPGVHITFVSLPGGAGNDLKRIRFSREMFNKWQAQRWWGENYDRIMELYNVRSFSRQAFPIPPGSDDGEREWSSSFNSRDGPSDRDPLVKERFTTNTYVPPSTSGEAAYCPPVPDPSQHLLLPQYFNPAAFAAAASAVGVSGVKVESSSMDASRTTTSSRASISISNASDLDVTEWVENDEPGVYITIRELADGTRELRRVRFSRERFGEVRAKQWWEENRERIQAQYL, from the exons ATGCTGGCCTGCGTCGCGTGCTCCAAGCACGAGCAGGGAGACGGCGAGGACCATTCGGCTGCACCTGCACCTGCACCCAACAAACCAAGCTCCAGAGACGCCGTCAAAAGCCTCACATCTCAG TTAAAGGACATGATGTTGAAGTTCTCCGGCACGCATCGCCATTGCAAAGGTAGCAGCTTGTCGTTGGGCAAGAGCAAGAGCCTCCACCATCACCACTACCATCACCGCAGCTCCTACGTTGACAGAGACGTCGCCTCCGATGCTGGCAGCCAATCCGACTGCATCGGGGCGGCAGGCAGCTCGAGCTCGACGCCTGCATGGGATTTTTCGAGCTATGGCAACAACAAAGTCGGCCTGcatgaagaggagggaggagagcaGGATGTAGTAGCGCCGGAGGAGGAAGCAGAACCCAAGGAGTGGATGGCACAGGTGGAGCCCGGCGTCCACATCACCTTCGTGTCCCTTCCCGGCGGCGCTGGAAATGACCTCAAACGTATCCGGTTCAG CCGGGAGATGTTCAATAAGTGGCAGGCGCAGAGGTGGTGGGGCGAGAACTACGACCGGATCATGGAGCTGTACAACGTGCGGAGTTTCAGCCGCCAGGCTTTCCCTATTCCGCCCGGGTCCGACGATGGCGAG AGGGAGTGGTCGTCATCATTCAACTCGAGGGATGGGCCATCCGACCGCGATCCACTGGTCAAAGAGCGGTTCACCACAAACACGTATGTCCCACCGTCTACCTCCGGGGAAGCAGCCTACTGCCCGCCTGTCCCCGATCCCTCCCAACATCTCCTCCTCCCACAGTACTTCAATCCCGCAGCCttcgctgctgctgcttctgcggTTGGTGTCTCGGGAGTGAAGGTAGAGAGCTCCTCCATGGACGCATCGAGAACCACCACGTCGTCCAGAGCCTCCATCTCCATCAGCAATGCCAGCGACCTCGACGTGACTGAGTGGGTGGAGAATGACGAGCCCGGCGTTTACATCACCATCCGGGAACTGGCTGATGGCACCCGAGAGCTTCGTCGCGTGCGATTCAG CCGAGAAAGGTTCGGGGAGGTCCGCGCAAAGCAGTGGTGGGAGGAGAACAGAGAAAGAATACAAGCTCAATACCTGTGA